A part of Euzebyales bacterium genomic DNA contains:
- a CDS encoding SAM-dependent methyltransferase produces the protein MSHATPTGVDRVPDAHFEDRYRAEPDPWRLEHRWYERRKRALTMAALTHERYRRAFEPACGPGLLTELLAERCDELLAVDVAPTAVSTAVSRVADRPHVAVETMAVPDVWPAGRFDLIVLSEVGYYLAPDALVHLRNMVVASLADAGELLAVHYRPDAGEHRSNGDVVHDVLCAARGLIRVASHVDELFRIDVLRIS, from the coding sequence ATGAGCCATGCCACGCCCACGGGCGTCGACCGCGTGCCGGACGCGCACTTCGAGGACCGCTATCGCGCCGAGCCGGACCCGTGGCGGCTCGAGCACCGCTGGTACGAGCGGCGCAAGCGCGCGCTCACGATGGCGGCGCTCACACATGAACGCTATCGACGGGCGTTCGAGCCGGCGTGCGGACCCGGACTGCTGACCGAACTGCTCGCCGAACGCTGCGACGAGCTGCTCGCTGTGGACGTCGCACCGACCGCTGTCAGTACCGCTGTCTCCCGCGTCGCCGACCGCCCCCATGTCGCTGTCGAGACGATGGCGGTGCCCGATGTCTGGCCGGCGGGCCGCTTCGATCTGATCGTGCTCAGTGAGGTGGGCTACTACCTCGCCCCGGATGCACTCGTCCACCTGCGCAACATGGTGGTGGCCAGCCTCGCCGACGCGGGCGAGCTGCTCGCTGTGCACTACCGTCCCGATGCGGGCGAGCACCGCTCCAACGGCGACGTCGTGCACGACGTCCTGTGCGCGGCGCGTGGTCTGATACGGGTCGCCTCGCACGTCGACGAGTTGTTCCGGATCGACGTCCTGAGGATCTCATGA
- a CDS encoding PIG-L family deacetylase: MTRLPFGITGTSEDVWRAWHAPAAWPTLDVVRPGRAVVVSPHPDDEALGVGGTIWTLVQYGWTVDVVAVTDGEGSHPATPERSASDLASTRRAEQRAAMDVLGVPPGRLHLLALGDGTVAEHEDAVTGLVGGLLEAGTWLLAPWERDGHRDHDATGRAAQRAAAAHGARLLRYLVWAWYWATPSHPSIATWRPVRIELSGAARDAKRAAVSRYASQIGGPDDAATDVVVPARALAHHSRSWEMLLT, translated from the coding sequence GTGACCCGTCTGCCGTTCGGCATCACCGGCACGTCGGAGGACGTGTGGCGCGCCTGGCACGCCCCGGCTGCCTGGCCGACGCTCGACGTCGTCCGTCCCGGCCGCGCTGTCGTCGTCAGTCCACATCCCGATGATGAGGCGCTCGGTGTTGGTGGCACCATCTGGACGCTCGTGCAGTACGGCTGGACGGTCGACGTCGTGGCGGTCACCGACGGTGAGGGCTCCCACCCGGCGACGCCCGAACGCAGCGCGTCGGATCTCGCGAGCACCCGCCGTGCCGAACAGCGCGCCGCGATGGACGTCCTCGGCGTGCCGCCCGGACGCCTCCACCTGCTGGCGCTGGGCGACGGCACGGTCGCCGAGCATGAGGACGCCGTGACCGGGCTGGTCGGTGGCCTGCTCGAGGCGGGCACGTGGTTGCTGGCTCCGTGGGAGCGTGACGGCCATCGCGACCATGACGCGACCGGGCGCGCCGCGCAACGAGCGGCGGCCGCACACGGTGCGCGTCTGCTGCGGTACCTCGTGTGGGCGTGGTACTGGGCGACGCCGAGCCATCCGTCGATCGCCACGTGGCGGCCGGTCCGCATCGAGCTGTCGGGTGCCGCCCGTGACGCCAAGCGTGCGGCGGTGTCGCGGTACGCCTCCCAGATCGGTGGGCCGGACGATGCGGCGACCGATGTCGTGGTGCCGGCGCGTGCGCTCGCCCATCACAGCCGTTCGTGGGAGATGCTGTTGACATGA
- a CDS encoding acyl-CoA dehydrogenase family protein: protein MTNVTRRRLQAALDGIGSVPLPGSGATRRRLEVLADVGAEDLATARLVEGHLDALAILEEAGTARPEGLLGVWAADPPTGRVHAAAHDAGWILSGVKQWCSGAGALDHALVTAHADDGYRLFVVPFDRGGVDVARDPWHAVGMRDSDTFDVVLDGVAVDAAEAVGPPGWYLSRRGFWMGGIGVAACWYGGASGALDALRDTVRRREDPHGLAHLGAADALCAAMWALLASAADAVDDGVAGADLRRLAWRVRAAVERLAPDVLLHVERGVGAGGLTRDAAMARRAADLPVYIRQHHAESDLAALGADVVGGP from the coding sequence ATGACGAACGTGACCAGGCGACGTCTGCAGGCGGCCCTCGACGGAATCGGGTCGGTCCCGCTCCCCGGGTCGGGAGCGACCCGGCGGCGGCTGGAGGTGCTCGCCGATGTGGGTGCGGAGGATCTGGCGACCGCCCGACTCGTCGAAGGACACCTGGACGCGCTCGCGATCCTGGAGGAGGCGGGGACCGCGCGCCCCGAGGGGCTGCTCGGGGTGTGGGCGGCCGATCCGCCGACGGGCAGGGTCCATGCCGCAGCGCACGACGCAGGATGGATCCTGTCGGGTGTCAAGCAGTGGTGTTCGGGCGCCGGTGCGCTGGATCACGCGTTGGTCACGGCCCACGCTGACGACGGGTACCGGCTGTTCGTGGTCCCGTTCGATCGTGGCGGCGTCGACGTTGCACGCGACCCATGGCACGCCGTCGGCATGCGTGACAGCGACACCTTCGACGTCGTCCTCGATGGCGTTGCCGTGGACGCGGCCGAGGCGGTGGGCCCCCCTGGGTGGTACCTCTCGCGACGAGGCTTCTGGATGGGCGGAATTGGGGTCGCCGCCTGCTGGTACGGCGGGGCGTCGGGTGCTCTCGACGCGTTGCGCGACACTGTCCGGCGGCGCGAGGACCCCCACGGCCTGGCCCACCTGGGTGCCGCCGACGCACTGTGCGCGGCGATGTGGGCGCTGCTCGCGTCAGCGGCCGACGCCGTCGACGACGGCGTGGCCGGTGCCGATCTGCGACGTCTCGCATGGCGGGTGCGCGCTGCGGTCGAGCGCCTCGCGCCCGACGTGCTCTTGCACGTCGAGCGCGGTGTGGGCGCCGGGGGTCTGACGCGCGATGCGGCGATGGCCCGCCGGGCCGCCGACCTGCCCGTGTACATCAGGCAGCACCACGCCGAGTCCGACCTGGCCGCGCTGGGAGCGGACGTCGTGGGCGGGCCGTGA
- a CDS encoding DUF2254 family protein encodes MNLWQNASLRRPAVSGVVGVLLAAAMLALDGVLPDGWLFGWMPPAAGARALLAAVTGSIITVSALVFWVRGMFVQLSAGQLSSRVLRWYLADRYQQQVLDFMVGMFGYTATVTLTLDDASAAPVLTTCVGFGLSLAALVVVIVTITDSARATELTAIMAQIAEDTILAVHRTHPERGQGGARHRGAGHDDRGSGPTRAMHAPAAGWVANIDDDALVAAMPAGATVRLRTRAGSFVLRDSVIADVRGADDEHLSALVDAIGIGRTRRVANDVELGIRNLVDVAQQALAIGTRDATSAYEAINYLATIVHEIMLRDLPADLHVGPDDRRIVRTSQLEHGDYVDVAFDQIRQSGAGYPAVATVLLNVLHMLCDALTQAGLPERAAPVERQIQLVLDHVDRADIAPADRLKIVRRTTSTSDRAGREGQ; translated from the coding sequence ATGAACCTGTGGCAGAACGCGTCCCTGCGGCGACCTGCGGTCAGTGGCGTGGTGGGGGTGCTGCTGGCCGCGGCGATGCTCGCCCTCGACGGCGTCCTGCCCGACGGCTGGCTGTTCGGTTGGATGCCGCCCGCAGCCGGGGCGCGCGCGCTGCTCGCGGCGGTCACGGGCTCGATCATCACGGTCAGCGCTCTCGTGTTCTGGGTCCGCGGCATGTTCGTGCAGCTGTCTGCCGGGCAGCTCTCGTCCCGTGTGCTGCGCTGGTACCTGGCGGACCGGTACCAGCAGCAGGTGCTCGACTTCATGGTCGGCATGTTCGGGTACACCGCGACGGTGACGTTGACGCTCGACGATGCGTCCGCCGCGCCGGTGCTGACCACGTGCGTGGGGTTCGGGCTGTCCCTGGCGGCACTGGTCGTCGTGATCGTCACGATCACCGACAGCGCTCGCGCGACGGAGCTGACGGCGATCATGGCGCAGATCGCCGAGGACACGATCCTCGCGGTGCACCGGACACATCCGGAGCGCGGCCAGGGTGGTGCACGCCACCGGGGTGCGGGGCACGACGATCGCGGATCTGGCCCCACGAGGGCCATGCACGCGCCCGCGGCCGGATGGGTCGCCAACATCGACGACGACGCGCTGGTCGCAGCCATGCCAGCGGGCGCCACCGTTCGCCTGCGGACGCGAGCCGGATCGTTCGTGCTGCGTGACTCGGTCATCGCCGACGTCCGCGGCGCGGACGACGAGCACCTGTCCGCACTCGTTGACGCCATCGGAATCGGCCGGACCCGACGGGTCGCCAACGACGTCGAGCTTGGCATCCGCAACCTCGTGGACGTCGCGCAGCAGGCGCTCGCGATCGGCACCCGTGATGCCACCAGCGCGTACGAGGCGATCAACTACCTGGCCACGATCGTCCACGAGATCATGCTGCGCGATCTGCCGGCCGACCTCCACGTCGGTCCGGACGACCGGCGGATCGTGCGCACGTCGCAGCTGGAGCACGGCGACTACGTCGACGTGGCCTTCGACCAGATCCGTCAGTCCGGCGCCGGCTACCCCGCGGTCGCCACGGTGCTGCTGAACGTGCTGCACATGCTGTGTGACGCGCTGACGCAGGCGGGGCTGCCGGAGCGCGCGGCACCTGTCGAGCGCCAGATCCAGCTCGTCCTCGACCACGTCGATCGCGCTGACATCGCCCCCGCCGATCGTCTCAAGATCGTCCGGCGTACGACGTCGACGTCGGATCGCGCTGGGCGCGAGGGACAATGA
- a CDS encoding ion channel: protein MILGAVGTVIALVAVTDVYITTISMRGAGPLSGRVMSTLWRPAVRSTRFSHWALQVYGSLMLPLAVAMWATLLYVGFTLVFLGDPDAVVRATNGAPAGIGERLYFVGYTMSTLGNGELRPGAGVWRAGTVAASLAGLVLITLAITYVTPVMNAVVTKRRVARMIVDLGPTVSDLLDKGWDGESFDRLRGHLSNLAPAFADLAQQHMAYPVLHYFHPVDRGTALAPATALLDDTLTLLRFGVAEPQRPDPVTLGRVTAAVDLLLAALHEAHIDPVDEPPEPPSLAILDRLGVPCVTEQEYHAAAADADLSDRRALLAGFVANDGWSWGT, encoded by the coding sequence GTGATCCTCGGTGCCGTGGGGACGGTGATCGCACTCGTCGCGGTCACCGACGTGTACATCACGACGATCTCGATGCGGGGTGCCGGCCCACTGTCAGGGCGGGTCATGAGCACACTGTGGCGGCCCGCCGTCCGCAGCACTCGGTTCAGTCACTGGGCGCTACAGGTCTACGGCTCGTTGATGCTGCCACTGGCCGTGGCCATGTGGGCCACGCTGTTGTACGTCGGGTTCACGCTGGTGTTCCTGGGTGATCCGGACGCGGTCGTGCGTGCGACGAACGGTGCACCCGCCGGCATCGGCGAGCGCCTGTACTTCGTGGGATACACGATGTCGACGCTCGGCAACGGTGAGCTACGTCCCGGCGCAGGGGTGTGGCGGGCGGGCACCGTCGCGGCCTCGTTGGCGGGACTCGTGCTCATCACACTCGCGATCACGTACGTCACGCCGGTGATGAACGCCGTCGTGACCAAGCGGCGGGTGGCTCGGATGATCGTCGATCTCGGTCCGACGGTCAGCGACCTGCTGGACAAGGGTTGGGACGGCGAGAGCTTCGATCGGCTCCGGGGTCACCTGTCGAACCTCGCGCCCGCGTTCGCCGACCTTGCACAGCAGCACATGGCCTATCCGGTGCTGCATTACTTCCATCCGGTGGACCGCGGCACCGCGCTGGCGCCGGCGACCGCGCTGCTCGACGACACCCTCACACTGCTGCGGTTCGGCGTGGCCGAACCGCAGCGTCCCGATCCGGTGACGCTGGGCAGAGTCACCGCAGCCGTTGATCTGCTGCTCGCCGCCCTGCACGAGGCGCACATCGATCCGGTCGACGAGCCCCCCGAGCCCCCTTCGCTCGCGATCCTCGACCGCCTCGGGGTTCCCTGCGTCACGGAGCAGGAGTACCACGCCGCAGCCGCGGACGCCGATCTGTCGGACCGACGCGCACTGCTGGCAGGCTTCGTCGCGAACGACGGCTGGAGCTGGGGTACGTGA
- a CDS encoding HAD family hydrolase produces MRFGVVLDLDGTLVDSVYHHVLAWDAALSRHGHQVPLDRIHRAIGLGGSRLVTWLLGGQPDDVDALTDAHETLFLADAERLRPTVGAGALIDDLQRREVPTVIATSAQAAIREALLGVLGDPQLPATDADTVDDAKPSADLLIASSRQIEVEPAHAVLIGDSPWDVAAARRVGMQMIAVRTGGFADSALLARGPATIVGTPNDLVGTL; encoded by the coding sequence GTGCGTTTCGGCGTCGTGCTCGACCTCGACGGGACACTCGTCGACTCCGTCTACCACCACGTGCTGGCCTGGGACGCGGCGCTGAGCCGCCACGGCCACCAGGTGCCGCTGGACCGCATCCACCGCGCCATCGGCCTGGGCGGCAGCCGACTGGTGACGTGGTTGCTGGGAGGCCAACCGGACGACGTCGACGCCCTCACAGATGCGCACGAAACGCTGTTCCTCGCCGACGCTGAACGCCTGCGACCGACCGTCGGCGCCGGCGCATTGATCGACGATCTTCAGCGGCGGGAGGTCCCGACGGTGATCGCCACGTCAGCACAGGCAGCCATCCGCGAGGCGCTGCTCGGCGTCCTCGGCGATCCGCAGCTGCCCGCAACCGATGCCGACACGGTCGACGACGCCAAACCGTCTGCCGATCTGCTGATCGCGTCCAGCCGTCAGATCGAGGTCGAGCCCGCACATGCAGTGCTCATCGGCGACAGCCCATGGGACGTGGCCGCCGCACGGCGCGTCGGCATGCAGATGATCGCCGTGCGAACCGGAGGGTTCGCCGACAGTGCGCTGTTGGCACGCGGACCCGCGACCATCGTCGGCACCCCGAACGACCTGGTGGGCACCTTGTAG
- a CDS encoding Rieske (2Fe-2S) protein, producing the protein MHPLRRLIDRIGHAESLEPPADALANWVRPAFEPDAVKDTLSGVWLGHRLHPMLTDAVIGTWVSAGLLDLLGDDGDAAAARRLVGAGVAAALPTALAGLSDYSDLYDHGRRVAFVHAMAADVAAVLQVASLVARRVGRTRQGRLLSLAALSTIAAAGYLGGHLSQVLGVGVDHTAFEEGPKEWTDAGIAADQVVPTPTAVEVGGRRVLLARVDGQVVALSNACSHAGHPLDGGDVDDGCITCPFHGSVFRLADGAVVRGPAASPQPQYHVRERDGRIEVLGHR; encoded by the coding sequence ATGCACCCGCTGCGCCGGCTGATCGACCGGATCGGCCACGCCGAATCGCTGGAGCCGCCCGCTGACGCGCTGGCGAACTGGGTCCGACCTGCATTCGAGCCGGACGCCGTCAAGGACACGCTGTCCGGGGTGTGGCTCGGGCACCGGCTTCACCCGATGTTGACCGACGCCGTGATCGGCACCTGGGTGTCGGCGGGACTGCTGGACCTGCTCGGCGACGACGGCGACGCCGCGGCCGCCCGGCGGCTCGTCGGGGCGGGGGTGGCGGCCGCCCTCCCGACCGCGCTGGCCGGGTTGAGCGACTACAGCGATCTGTACGACCACGGCCGGCGCGTCGCGTTCGTGCACGCGATGGCCGCCGATGTGGCGGCGGTGCTGCAGGTCGCCTCGCTGGTCGCGCGCCGCGTGGGACGGACGCGACAGGGGCGACTGCTGTCGCTGGCGGCGCTGAGCACCATCGCGGCGGCCGGTTACCTCGGCGGGCACCTCAGCCAGGTGCTCGGCGTCGGCGTGGACCACACGGCCTTCGAGGAGGGCCCCAAGGAGTGGACCGACGCCGGCATCGCCGCCGACCAGGTCGTGCCGACGCCGACCGCGGTCGAGGTCGGGGGCCGGCGGGTCCTCCTCGCACGGGTCGACGGACAGGTCGTCGCGCTGAGCAACGCCTGCTCCCACGCGGGCCATCCGCTCGACGGCGGCGACGTCGACGACGGCTGCATCACCTGCCCGTTCCACGGCAGCGTGTTCCGGCTCGCCGACGGCGCCGTGGTCCGCGGGCCGGCGGCGTCCCCGCAGCCGCAGTACCACGTCCGCGAGCGGGATGGGCGCATCGAGGTGCTCGGCCACCGCTGA
- a CDS encoding CBS domain-containing protein, with translation MSQDNTIARSLHDLGLAGWFGGSLMGAVGLNGATEHITDPVERARAANAGWERWTPVNAAAIASHLLGGAQIVWANKGRLAVQPQARWVNLTKAALTAVALGVTAYSRVQGAKLSNAGDDAEAPVHDATTPAPGTPSEAADAQRRLTTLQWVVPAATGALLVLNAKAGEQQRPGAILRGVVRANVPVKARAAAKAASAATPDVDVPWARVVGAIVGVVATRRMLRRLGRGRGGRRSGRTTARDIMTGDVVTVSTTDSLMTAARRMVDGDIGSVPVCDGDRLTGMLTDRDIVTRALVNGADLNTVTAGEIAGRRPVTADPDDALRDVVRTMARKQIRRLPVVEDGRLVGIVSQADVARTGDDEVTGELVELISAG, from the coding sequence ATGTCACAGGACAACACCATCGCCCGCAGCCTGCACGACCTCGGTCTCGCCGGCTGGTTCGGCGGCTCGCTGATGGGCGCCGTCGGCCTCAACGGCGCGACGGAGCACATCACGGACCCGGTTGAACGCGCCCGCGCCGCCAACGCAGGTTGGGAGCGCTGGACACCGGTGAACGCCGCCGCCATTGCGAGCCACCTGCTGGGAGGCGCGCAGATCGTGTGGGCCAACAAGGGGCGCCTGGCCGTCCAGCCGCAGGCCCGCTGGGTCAACCTGACCAAGGCGGCCCTGACCGCGGTGGCCCTGGGCGTCACGGCATACAGTCGGGTCCAGGGCGCCAAGCTGAGCAACGCCGGCGACGACGCCGAGGCGCCGGTGCACGACGCGACGACTCCGGCGCCGGGCACACCCTCGGAGGCCGCCGACGCGCAGCGCCGGCTGACCACCCTGCAATGGGTGGTCCCGGCGGCGACGGGTGCCCTGCTCGTGCTCAACGCCAAGGCCGGCGAGCAGCAGCGGCCCGGCGCCATCTTGCGCGGTGTCGTACGGGCCAACGTCCCGGTCAAGGCCCGCGCCGCGGCGAAGGCCGCCTCAGCGGCGACCCCTGACGTCGACGTGCCGTGGGCCAGGGTGGTCGGCGCGATCGTCGGTGTGGTGGCGACCCGCAGGATGCTGCGCCGGCTGGGCCGGGGCCGCGGCGGCCGCCGATCGGGGCGCACGACCGCCCGCGACATCATGACCGGCGACGTGGTCACGGTCTCGACGACCGACAGCCTGATGACGGCGGCCCGGCGCATGGTCGACGGCGACATCGGCTCCGTGCCCGTCTGCGACGGCGATCGCCTGACCGGCATGCTGACCGACCGCGACATCGTCACCCGCGCGCTGGTCAACGGCGCCGATCTGAATACCGTGACCGCCGGCGAGATCGCGGGCCGGCGGCCGGTGACCGCGGACCCCGACGACGCTCTGCGCGACGTCGTACGCACGATGGCCCGCAAGCAGATCCGGCGCCTGCCGGTCGTCGAGGACGGCCGCCTGGTCGGCATCGTCAGCCAGGCCGACGTGGCGCGCACGGGCGACGACGAGGTCACCGGCGAGCTGGTCGAGCTGATCTCCGCCGGGTGA
- a CDS encoding LLM class flavin-dependent oxidoreductase: MRFAINVPNFGDYADPRVTVELAVSAEEAGWDGFFVWDHINATSEPDSPLADPWVLLTAVALATRRVRIGTMVTPVARRRPWKLARETVTIDRLCGGRLILGVGLGFPPDLEFTAFGEESDSSRRADKLDEGLEILAGLWSGETLDFDGAHYSVSGVRFLPTPIQRPRIPVWVATMYPHRRPLHRAARWDGLVPMHETNMFLTPAEVSEMVSFTLTHRREATPFEVNVPCVLADDAAGAQQLARDYQAAGATWLQVGAFTIDQLRARIAAGPPSV, encoded by the coding sequence ATGAGGTTCGCGATCAACGTGCCGAACTTCGGCGACTACGCCGATCCAAGGGTCACCGTCGAACTCGCTGTCTCTGCCGAGGAGGCAGGCTGGGACGGGTTCTTCGTGTGGGACCACATCAACGCCACCTCGGAACCGGACAGCCCGCTGGCTGATCCGTGGGTGCTACTCACGGCCGTCGCGCTCGCGACGCGTCGCGTGCGCATCGGCACGATGGTCACACCAGTCGCTCGTCGGCGACCGTGGAAGCTCGCTCGTGAGACAGTCACCATCGACCGGCTGTGTGGGGGTCGGTTGATCCTCGGCGTAGGGCTGGGCTTCCCGCCTGATCTCGAATTCACTGCGTTCGGCGAGGAGTCCGACAGCAGCCGACGGGCCGACAAGCTCGACGAGGGCCTCGAGATTCTCGCCGGCCTTTGGAGCGGCGAGACGCTGGACTTCGACGGCGCGCACTATTCGGTGTCTGGTGTGCGCTTCCTGCCCACCCCGATCCAGCGGCCCCGCATTCCGGTCTGGGTGGCGACCATGTATCCACATCGACGTCCGCTGCATCGCGCGGCGCGCTGGGATGGCCTGGTGCCGATGCACGAGACGAACATGTTCCTGACACCAGCAGAGGTGAGCGAAATGGTCTCGTTCACCCTGACACACCGACGCGAAGCCACACCCTTCGAGGTCAACGTCCCGTGCGTGCTGGCCGATGACGCCGCCGGCGCGCAGCAGCTCGCGCGCGATTATCAGGCCGCCGGCGCCACATGGCTCCAGGTCGGCGCCTTCACGATCGATCAGCTGCGCGCTCGCATCGCAGCTGGCCCACCATCCGTCTGA
- a CDS encoding GAF and ANTAR domain-containing protein yields the protein MGTRALALAAALIDLADTLVSDFELTDYLDRLLERSLGLLDADAGSVMLCTGDEAMEPQLLASYSRQLGDHELFEVRHEGPGVDSLVGARQVIVDDIAASTRWPRFAAIAATAGYASVVALPMRLRGETIGTVSVFWRESAPAALDDIDAVQALADMATIGILQERELHEARELSSQLQTALHTRIVIEQAKGVLAEQMGLQMSAAFEVLRRYSRNHSHCLRQVATDVVAGRLSAPDIIAMTGDDGAAAADDRVPRPSNGAVDRVP from the coding sequence ATGGGTACGCGTGCGTTGGCGTTGGCGGCGGCGTTGATCGACCTGGCAGACACGCTGGTGTCCGACTTCGAGCTGACCGACTACCTCGACAGGCTGCTCGAGCGGTCGCTCGGATTGCTGGACGCCGATGCCGGCAGTGTCATGCTCTGCACGGGCGATGAGGCGATGGAACCGCAGCTGCTCGCCTCGTACAGCAGACAGCTTGGCGACCATGAACTGTTCGAGGTGCGTCATGAGGGCCCGGGCGTGGACAGCCTCGTAGGCGCCCGACAAGTGATCGTCGACGACATCGCGGCATCTACGCGGTGGCCTCGCTTCGCCGCGATCGCAGCGACGGCCGGATACGCCTCGGTCGTGGCGTTGCCCATGCGGCTGCGTGGTGAGACGATCGGCACCGTGAGCGTGTTCTGGCGGGAGTCCGCGCCCGCGGCGCTGGACGACATCGATGCCGTGCAGGCGCTCGCGGACATGGCGACGATCGGGATCCTGCAGGAACGGGAGCTCCACGAAGCTCGCGAGCTTTCCAGCCAGCTGCAGACGGCGCTGCACACCCGGATCGTCATCGAGCAGGCCAAGGGCGTGCTCGCCGAGCAGATGGGACTGCAGATGTCTGCGGCGTTTGAGGTCCTGCGTCGGTACAGCCGCAACCACAGCCATTGCCTTCGCCAGGTCGCGACCGACGTCGTCGCCGGACGGCTGTCAGCGCCCGACATCATCGCAATGACGGGAGACGACGGCGCTGCCGCGGCCGACGACCGGGTGCCGCGACCCTCCAACGGCGCCGTGGACCGCGTACCCTGA
- a CDS encoding c-type cytochrome produces the protein MSAQSRTGPSRPPTASPRRERRARALIGWAAVLAVAGVFVLWHPAQGQQSPESQLPSGPDLYQANCASCHGNQGEGTFRGPTLIGVGAASADYWLRSGRMPLEEPDQEAERGEPAFDDAEIRELVGYVARLGEGPEIPELELSDVDLARGGELYRLNCASCHNWDGKGGALVNRGNAPPLHPVPDVQLAEAVRIGPGAMPQFSERQLDEEELNDVVAYAEYLRTPQDAGGYGLAHWGPSTETIAGFVAMLVLVAVTAWLGERGRG, from the coding sequence ATGTCGGCCCAGTCCCGCACCGGCCCGTCCCGGCCGCCCACGGCCAGCCCCCGGCGCGAACGCCGTGCCCGTGCGCTGATCGGCTGGGCGGCCGTGCTCGCCGTCGCCGGCGTGTTCGTCCTCTGGCATCCAGCGCAAGGTCAGCAGTCGCCCGAGTCCCAGCTGCCCAGTGGCCCGGACCTGTACCAGGCGAACTGCGCGAGCTGCCACGGCAACCAGGGCGAGGGCACCTTCCGCGGACCCACCCTGATCGGGGTGGGAGCGGCGAGCGCGGACTACTGGCTGCGCAGCGGACGGATGCCGCTCGAGGAACCCGACCAGGAGGCCGAGCGGGGTGAGCCCGCGTTCGATGACGCCGAAATCCGCGAGCTCGTGGGCTACGTTGCCCGTCTGGGTGAGGGACCGGAGATCCCCGAGCTGGAGCTCTCGGACGTCGATCTCGCCCGCGGAGGCGAGCTGTACCGGCTGAACTGCGCCTCGTGCCACAACTGGGACGGCAAGGGCGGAGCGCTGGTCAACCGGGGCAACGCCCCGCCGCTGCATCCGGTGCCCGATGTGCAACTGGCTGAGGCGGTGCGCATCGGCCCGGGGGCGATGCCACAGTTCAGCGAGCGTCAACTCGACGAAGAGGAGCTCAACGACGTGGTCGCCTATGCCGAGTATCTGCGCACACCCCAGGACGCCGGCGGCTACGGACTGGCCCACTGGGGCCCGTCGACCGAGACGATCGCCGGGTTCGTCGCGATGCTCGTGCTCGTCGCTGTGACCGCATGGCTGGGAGAGCGTGGCCGTGGCTGA
- a CDS encoding ubiquinol-cytochrome c reductase iron-sulfur subunit, translated as MRVALAFLVSMLASAGFIAAYQLDAGTQWLSLTLAAALGSLGAGLAWWSRRLMPHESSEEGRPILVPPAEEGRETAETFQAGRRAIRRRGLLGGLLAAALGALGLGTVWPARSLGPAPSSGLRQTGWREGVYLVDERGNRIASDTLDFGGVVTVFPEGRDPRADDQVVLIRIPLEDLDLPEGRANWTPEGYVAYSKVCTHAGCPVGLYQNVGYLLLCPCHQATFDVVRGAIPVFGPAPRELPQLPLAVDDAGLLLAAGDFSGPVGPDRWRLGEAGDAGV; from the coding sequence GTGCGAGTCGCGCTGGCGTTCCTCGTCAGCATGCTGGCCAGCGCGGGCTTCATCGCCGCCTACCAGCTCGACGCGGGCACACAGTGGCTGTCGCTCACCTTGGCCGCCGCCCTGGGCAGCCTGGGCGCCGGGCTGGCGTGGTGGTCGCGTCGCCTGATGCCGCACGAGTCCTCGGAGGAGGGGCGACCGATCCTGGTCCCGCCGGCGGAGGAGGGGCGCGAGACCGCCGAGACGTTCCAGGCCGGCCGCCGGGCCATCCGCCGTCGGGGGCTGTTGGGCGGCCTGCTGGCCGCGGCGCTGGGCGCGTTGGGACTGGGGACCGTGTGGCCCGCACGGTCGCTCGGGCCGGCACCGTCGTCCGGCCTGCGGCAGACGGGCTGGCGCGAGGGCGTCTACCTGGTCGACGAGCGCGGCAACCGGATCGCCTCCGACACGCTTGACTTCGGGGGCGTGGTGACCGTGTTCCCCGAGGGGCGCGACCCGCGGGCCGACGACCAGGTCGTCCTGATCCGCATCCCGTTGGAGGACCTCGACCTCCCCGAGGGCCGCGCCAACTGGACGCCGGAGGGCTACGTCGCCTACTCGAAGGTCTGCACCCACGCAGGCTGCCCGGTCGGGCTGTACCAGAACGTCGGCTACCTGCTGCTGTGCCCCTGCCACCAGGCCACCTTCGACGTCGTACGCGGCGCCATCCCGGTCTTCGGTCCGGCACCGCGCGAACTGCCGCAGCTGCCGCTCGCCGTCGACGACGCCGGACTCCTGCTGGCCGCCGGCGACTTCTCGGGACCAGTCGGGCCGGACCGCTGGCGACTGGGCGAGGCTGGTGACGCCGGCGTATGA